The nucleotide sequence GAAAATTGAATTTTATGGGAATTATTGAAATTTGCAAACAAATCAAGTTCCTTTGATGTTTACAGAACTCTCCCAAGGAAAGCTAGTAACATCCTGAACATTAACCCCAAAAGCCTGATGTTTGAAATAGTCAAAGCTGAGCTGGTAAGTACTTTCATCTTCTCCTTAAGACCACAGGTGGGCAATAAACGGATCGTGACTGCAGGTACAGCTACTGTGGTTTTATACCACTAACAACTTCCACTcaccttttctgtaccttttccaattctaatatagcttatttcaaataggGTGGCCGGAACTGATACTGTATTCTATGTCTGGGTGCTCTATGGTTTTGGGTGGTGGCATTATAATATTTTGTCTTATTACCATCTGCTTCCTGAAAGTTGCTAACATTCTGTTtgatttttgactgctgctgcacattggaggctagcataattcaaaatgatctggacaaacaggagaaatgctctgaggtcaataggatgaagttaataaggataaatgcaaagtactccacatagggtgtgtctagactgaaggcttttttttaaaaaaaagtggccttttttcgaaaaaactttacctgtgtctggactgctgctgcgttttttcagaagtaaatcgaaagaatatgGCTGGTTTTTTGACCATGGTAAACCtcatgctctttcgaaaaaaggcgctatgtaatgcaaactgtgcttttccaaaagagagcatccagattgcctgggtgttctctttctcccaaaaagcggcttgcttttttgaaagtactggtcgtaatctagatgctctttttcgaaagcacCTTTCCAAAAAGCctgtttcaaaagaggcttgcagtctagcgGTAGCCTTAGGGAGGAACAaagagtttcacacatacagaatgggaagcgactgtctaggaaggagtacggcagaaagggatctaggtgtcCGAGTGGCTCACaggctaaacatgagtcaatagcGTGAAgctgttgcaaaagaagcaaacatgattctgggatgtattaacaggggtgttgtgagcaagacaccagaGGTCATTCTTCCACCTTACTctgaactgattaggcctcagttggagtcttgtgtcctgttctgggtgccacatttcaggaaagatgtggagacatgggagaagatccagagaagagcaacagaaatgattaaatgtctagaaaacatgatctgttagggaagactgaaataatggggcgtgtttagtttggaaaggagaagactgagaggggacatgatagaagattcaagtatctaaaaaggtgttataaggaggagggagaaaaattggtctctgaggacagaacaagaagcaaggggcttaaattgcagcaaggaaggtttaggctggacattaggaaaaacttcctacctgtcaggggggttaaacactggaataaattgcctagcgggggttttggaatctccatcactggggatatttcaaggcagattggatagacatctaccaggaatgatctagaccagggtgggcaataatttttgatggggaggggcagTCCAAAAgcttggaaagtggtcgagggccgcactcctGCATGACATGAATGGAGATGCGGggtgtggggtggaggtggggtgcagaagggagcttggggtaagggactgggctgCAGGAAGGAGACCGGAGTCTGGgcgggagttgggatgaagcaggcggttgtgacttagggcagaggacaggagggcaggggtttgggatgtgaccatggggaggaggggattgtgatctggggcaggagattggggggccGGATCTGATAGAGGGTATGGCTGTAAGAaaggtacagagggtttgggtatgttggggtggggggcaatgattggggctggggtgccagcagcaggctgtggccaagagacttacttgccagctgtcaaactagcctgcctgcctgcagaggttaaagatttcccagccagccagtttgcctggccctgagcccaggagagggggcgtgattcttcatagctgcctgttattctaacaagcagctcacattggctggtgtctgccagaaaccagccaataggaatgtgctgggggcggggcggctcctaaaacttcccccctcctctccagtttcaaaacaaaaacagagccctgcagctgcttttctgcatgGCCTGTGACAAGCAGGGacgcctgcctggggctccccgatGCTGCCTCCGAGGGtgggatctggtggcttggcgggccagattcGGCCGTGAGCtgtattttacccaggcctgatctagatggtgcttggggactggactcggtgactctgGAGGcctcttccaggtctagtgttctaggattctaggattggGTGGATGCACTGAgaaaactgtccacaatgacttgCAGGGTTACTTGAGGGGCACGATGGAGCCCATTGGTCAGACACACAAGGGAAAGTGACAAATCTCTTCATTTGGAGCAAAGCACCAAAACTAATCGATGGGCGTCACCTGTGAAAACATAAGTCAAATCCTTTTGGTTTTAAGAACATTGCAAAGAATCTCTCATTGGTAACCCAACGGCCTCTTCCAACAACTTCTTGCCAACTTTGCAATTGGAAGCATTTTAAGTCTCTTAAAATTCTCTTTATCTGCAGGAAGACAAAATACGAGGCAAAGGGAAGAAGCAAAGGAAGCACTTTTTTGGTGGTAGGTTAGTGAAGTTCCCATTTACATTTATGAACCAGCTgcatttttaaaagctattttaggACCTGACAAGAATGtaaagaaagaacagaacagagcaaGGGGGCAGCTTTGGGTGGGTATTTCGATAGCTAGGAATGCAGGCAGGTGTCTAGTGGGTTGCCttgcatgcttttgaaaatcccatcagaCACTCATCAGTATcttcaggtgcctaaatacctttaaaaatctgggctcAAGTCAATACAGAAGCACTTcacttagtacaggttgaacctctccagtctggcactttctggtccagcaaccccCGTGGTCCAgcacgattttagttagccggatgttcgCTTATCACGGGGGTGACTGAGTTTCCTGCgctcctataaagtttgtttacagccaccagccctggctcccagtgttctgtgctgtgatttagctccaattttcccttaaatgtcttctaagagctcagcaagcagtggaagtgctggtgatGCTGCAAGACGGTATTGGcctcccgtggtccggcaaattctctgattcggcaTCAGGCAGGACCcagagtgccggactagggaggttccACATGTATGAGCAAATCATAATGGATAGGACCCACTAAAGGAAAATACCTTGGGCTAGGAATTTGAAGGCTGCCTTCAGGGATTTAGATGAGGATTAGTGCCGTTTTAAATGTCCATTGACATGGGAATTGGGGACATGGCCCCGTAAGCTCCCTAGGAACTGGGAGTGCCTCTGTTCTGGGCTGTACAGACCCTAGCACAAAGGGATCCTGGTGTACGAAAGGGACCCGGGGGATGAGGTCCATAAAACAGGTGGTAAATCAAAGGGCAATAGCAGGGGGAAATGGGAGGCgagccattttaaaaaagctaaacgtaTCTTTGGAACGATGGGATAACAGCAATAATCAGCCCTGCCCATCGGTGTGAAGTGACCAGGGGCCAAGACCAATGAGAAAAACGGAGACACAGCGCAGGGCCGACAGTCCCAGCGGGCCCTGGGGCACGGTGTGAGGGGAGCCGGCGCCACGccccggaagaggtggggccaaaggcagtcagcccttagcgccGCCCAGATCATGGCCTCCCCCAGACCTCAGAGCCAACGCCGCGCGCCGGCGCTCTGGCAGCGGGTCAGGCGAGTCGGGGGTAACCGCCCCTTCCTCCCCGTCAGCGAGCCTGGAGCACACACGGGAAAGCAGCGAGGGAGGAGAAAGGCAGCGAGAGGGAGAGGAGTCGCTGAGGAGCCAGGCCCAGAGACGTGGATTGACAATAAGACGAGGTTGGGGGGGTGACCCCCAGACTCACAATACAGTCTTAAAAAGTCGTCATGGGCGTCCCCGCCAGTAAATGTGTGTGCGCCGCCTGCAgggtgtgagggtatgtctacactaccccccagttcgaactagggtggtaatgtagtcatatggagttgcaaatgaagcccgggatttgaatttcccgggcttcatttgcataaagccggccggcgccatttttaaatgccacaacctctaggggtgcatctagattggcaagattttgcgcaaaagcagttgcttttgtgcaaaaacttgccagctgtctacactggccacttgaatttgtgcaagaacactgacgttctaatgcaagaattcagtgcttcttgcgcaaatactttcccgctcccgctcagggataagccctcttatgcaagaatacttgcgcaagagagccagtgtagacaggcaccttaattttttgcgcaagaaagcctgatggctaaaatggccatcggagctttcttgcgcaaaagcgcgtctatactgcgcacggatgtttttgcgcaaaagcatccgtgccaatctagatgcttttttgcggaaatacttttaactgaaaaacttttccgttaaaagtatttctgcaaaatcatgccagtctagtcgcagccccagtgcttcaccaccctgacagttaggaaatttttcctaatgtccaacctaaacctcccttgcagcagatgaagcccattgctgcttcttctatcctcggaggccaggaagaacaagttttctcccacctcattgcgacacccttttagatacctgaaagcttctatcatgtcccccctcgatcttcttttttccaaactaaacaagcccaattctttcagtcttccttcatagatcatgttctctagaccttccatcattcttattgctcttctctggaccctctccaatttctccacctctttcttgaaatgtggtgcccagaactggacacagtacacaCATGCAGTGTGTTTATGTAATGTGTTGTGTGTTTGTGTCGCACGCCATGTGTTTTTGTACTGTGTTGTGTGTCGTGTGTAATGTGTTGTGTGTTTGTGTCACACGCCATGTGTTTTTGTACTGTGTTGTGTGTCGTGTGTAATGTGTTGTGTGTTTGTGTCACATGCAGTGTGTTTGTCTAATATGTTATGTGTCGTGCAGTGTGTTTGTGTAATATGTTGTGTGTCACATGCAGTATGTTTGTGTAATGTATTGTGTGTTTATGTAATTGTGCCCTGTGTTTGTGTCTCTTTATCCTGCAGGCTGAACCCCAAGTGGATTCTGGTTGTGTTGTGGCACCTGACGGGCATGCTGCTGGCCATCCTCCTGGCTGCCACCCTAGTCACCCTCTTTGTGCTCTGGACCTGCGTCTCAGAGCACACCGTGACAGAGGCCTATCACCAACCGATCTGGCAGTTTCTGGACTATTACCTCTGGCCTCATATGAAACTGCACAGTTCTGGCATGTTACCCAAGTAACCCCTTTGCAGAACCTATGGATGACTGCGAGTGTATTCGCAGCAAAGCCCTGTCATTCTACAGCCAACCGCCCGGCCTTGAAGACAGCTATTTCCCTCAGACAGTTTGTGATCTGCAACGCCCCGAGCTCTAATTCGACACTGTCCATTCCACAGTCGTGATGCGCATAAGAAATTCCAATGTCAGACTCCTcagggcagggtggtggtggggaggagagtCACCTACACATTCAGACAGTTAGTGAACCGCTGGGGTCGGAAGAAGCTGTCGTGTTAGGCCGACATCGTACCAGATAAAAGCCAGAATGGAGCTTGAAGTAATAGATCTGAGGTGTTCCGATATTTGCTCCCATATTTTTATCCAAACGTATGCTGTAGGCTTGGCAGACGGTACAGATGTTCCTCGAGAAAGGACAGACGTATTCATTGCATTCCTCTCTGGTGTGACGCGGTCGGGTTCAGGGGACACACTCCGACCCTTGTGTTTCACTGCGGAATGAACTGGAAATTGCGGGCCTAGCCTGCAGGTCTGGGCAAGCCACGGCTGCCATTTTTGCTGCGTTCAGTCTGGCGCTGAGGTGTTTCTAGGCATTTGCGGTGTAAGGAAAGCTGTACGTGGTGTAAATGAAATCCTCTTGGTATAATCCACAGGCTGTTATTTATCCATTAAGAGCAGCACGCCGAGATAACATATCATGGCACATGTTTGCTGTGCTCCGGTCTGGCAGGATTAAAATGCTACATCCTCCTTGAGCTATTCCAACCAGGAACCACACAGTACCTGTTCAGAAAACAAAGACAACAGGAATGAAGCTTCCACCCTGAGTTTCCAGGGGCGAGGGTGacacacagggaggggagggggtgagcgGAGCACAGTCGTATTTCGATGGGAGGAACTCTCTCACTTTTCCTGATGGGCCCTGCGTACCTGAAGCTCTGTGTGCCATGTGTAGCTTGTTCTGATGAGCTGGGAACAGGCCAGGCGCGCGTCAGACGGGGatgaagagaggagagggggagccccagccagggtgCTGTGCACAGCACATGGAGCGGCATGAAATTGCTCTGTCGTGCAGGAACCAGAGAGCACCTCacaccagctgcctgccatggcctCACTGCACCAGCCAGGTCACACTCAGCAGCCAGGGACAAACTAGCATCATGCTCCCGGCTGTGGCCAAAGTCAGGCTCTGCGAGGATgggagaaagggaaggaagaggtCGTGGTCTCcgtggccagggcaggagctgatCAGTTCCCAGTCAGCATTTACATACTGTGGCGACGCTCCAGCTGTTCCGCATGGGTCCAGCGCTGGCAGACAGTGTTTGCCTCagagcccaggcctggccctagggcaaggcgagccaggcaaatgccttgggccctgtagtgctgagtattcaccatcccCCGGCTGGTCCCAGGCCCCGCTCCCAGCGTCCTTGCCTTGGGCCTTGCacactctttggccgggcctgtcAGAGGCTCACTGTGCCTTCCACAGAGCCCCTGGCCCTGCTCTAGGGGCAAAGCTGACAGCCTCCTGAGCCcttctcatcacaggctagtccacaGGGAGGTGAAAATCCCCCTCAGAGGCAGACTCGCTAGTgccatggggaggggtgggggtaacCCAGGCCCACTCACTACTCCGGCTTCCGGTCCAAGGACCCTAAAGCAGTTCT is from Pelodiscus sinensis isolate JC-2024 chromosome 10, ASM4963464v1, whole genome shotgun sequence and encodes:
- the LOC102453010 gene encoding uncharacterized protein LOC102453010 isoform X6, encoding MEAELSRIKQAETMKTLLEAELQTAKKTLEEEHVSASEKEIHLWKLEKDNEDLHVRILMLSEEISSLTGSRRASQHSHMQLWAHVHKLQKKLQESKLASDAEDEIFRKMKQRIRELEESIKEYEAVIQVLQDKEKSLQDQLSAAEEKTRTLPRKASNILNINPKSLMFEIVKAELAEPQVDSGCVVAPDGHAAGHPPGCHPSHPLCALDLRLRAHRDRGLSPTDLAVSGLLPLASYETAQFWHVTQVTPLQNLWMTASVFAAKPCHSTANRPALKTAISLRQFVICNAPSSNSTLSIPQS